A genomic segment from Bubalus bubalis isolate 160015118507 breed Murrah chromosome 5, NDDB_SH_1, whole genome shotgun sequence encodes:
- the LOC102407804 gene encoding interferon-induced transmembrane protein 1 gives MMRSGSSHLRQNIQETKLLGRPGPQPQCSCLYPDRICAGSALGNTRLHPAPQLQCFPSAPEMIKEEHEVAVLGAPQSQAPMATTVINIRSDTAVPDHIVWSLFNTIFMNWCCLGFVAFAYSVKSRDRKMVGDITGAQSYASTAKCLNIWALVLGIFLTIGSIVLLIFVYMAAYEMALRMAKNRGY, from the exons ATGATGCGCAGCGGTTCCTCCCACCTCCGGCAAAACATTCAAGAAACGAAACTACTGGGCAGGCCCGGCCCCCAGCCCCAGTGCTCCTGCCTATATCCGGACCGCATCTGCGCCGGCTCTGCCTTGGGGAACACACGTCTCCATCCTGCTCCTCAGCTTCAGTGCTTTCCCTCTGCGCCAGAGATGATCAAGGAGGAGCACGAGGTGGCCGTGCTGGGGGCGCCCCAGAGCCAGGCACCCATGGCGACCACAGTGATCAACATCCGCAGCGATACTGCTGTGCCCGACCACATCGTGTGGTCCCTGTTCAACACCATCTTCATGAACTGGTGCTGCCTGGGCTTCGTGGCATTCGCCTACTCTGTGAAG TCTAGGGACCGGAAGATGGTCGGCGACATCACTGGGGCCCAGAGCTACGCCTCCACCGCCAAGTGCCTGAACATCTGGGCCCTGGTCCTGGGCATCTTTCTGACCATTGGATCGATCGTTCTTCTCATTTTTGTCTACATGGCAGCCTACGAGATGGCTTTGAGGATGGCGAAAAATAGAGGCTACTAG
- the LOC102412418 gene encoding interferon-induced transmembrane protein 3, producing the protein MNRTSQPLFTGAHGAVPPAYEVLKEEHEVAVLGAPQSQAPVTTTVINIHSETAVPDHIVWSLFNTIFMNWCCLGFVAFAYSVKSRDRKMVGDITGAQSYASTAKCLNICSLVLGILLTVVLIIVVSTGSLMIVQAVPELMQNYGGH; encoded by the exons ATGAACCGCACATCCCAGCCCTTGTTCACTGGGGCCCACGGGGCGGTGCCCCCAGCCTATGAGGTGCTCAAGGAGGAACACGAGGTGGCCGTGCTGGGGGCGCCCCAGAGCCAGGCGCCCGTGACGACTACGGTGATCAACATCCATAGCGAGACCGCTGTGCCCGACCACATCGTGTGGTCCCTGTTCAACACCATCTTCATGAACTGGTGCTGCCTGGGCTTCGTGGCATTCGCCTACTCTGTGAAG TCTAGGGATCGGAAGATGGTCGGCGACATCACTGGGGCCCAGAGCTACGCCTCCACCGCCAAGTGCCTGAACATCTGCTCCCTGGTCCTGGGCATCCTTCTGACTGTCGTCCTCATCATCGTCGTGTCCACTGGCTCCCTGATGATTGTTCAAGCAGTCCCTGAGCTCATGCAGAACTATGGAGGCCACTAG